One Thermodesulfobacteriota bacterium DNA segment encodes these proteins:
- a CDS encoding FxsA family protein: MFFKLFLLFTIIPVVELAILIKVGSYLGTLHTVLLVIGTALVGAWLVRLEGLNVAYRFQGNLASGVFPSEEIFDGALLLVAGALLITPGLTTDLVGFLAVFPASRNVMKGVIRRYMEKRMPPARML, from the coding sequence GTGTTCTTTAAATTATTTCTGTTATTCACCATCATCCCGGTGGTCGAGCTTGCGATCCTGATAAAAGTGGGGAGCTATCTCGGCACGCTCCATACCGTCCTCCTCGTCATCGGTACGGCCCTTGTCGGGGCCTGGCTGGTGAGGCTCGAAGGGCTTAACGTCGCGTATCGCTTTCAGGGAAACCTCGCAAGCGGGGTGTTCCCCTCCGAGGAAATATTCGACGGGGCGCTCTTGCTCGTCGCGGGCGCGCTCCTTATAACCCCCGGGCTTACGACCGACCTGGTGGGCTTCCTCGCGGTCTTTCCCGCGTCAAGGAACGTCATGAAGGGTGTCATACGCCGGTACATGGAAAAGAGGATGCCGCCCGCGAGGATGCTTTGA
- a CDS encoding response regulator, whose product MNPRVLVVDDSDESLFLLSSKMEAEGYEVAGATNGMEALEKVKSFHPDIVLLDVMMPQLDGYEVCRRLKSDEDTRYIPVIMITGKGELEDKVMGLGLGAEDYITKPYSMVELSARVRSLLGMRMLQSRLRESEKMAALGEMVDGIAHEVRNPLVTIGGMARRLREHETDEERKRCAETIIKSVDRMERMLQRIDEYKWILVSRLSPCNVNEVVEKAVEAAEELAEGKRIKITVSLMADPPELRLDGTNMKMAFFNVLQNSVEAIEDTGTIEVLTSAGDGGSVVVTVTDTGCGIEEQEIRKVFNPFHTSKMTGAGLGLTISYRIITDHGGEIKVTSRKGEGSVFTITLPPSATPPALS is encoded by the coding sequence ATGAACCCACGGGTGCTTGTGGTGGACGACAGCGACGAGAGCCTCTTTTTGCTCTCATCTAAGATGGAGGCCGAGGGGTACGAGGTGGCCGGCGCCACGAACGGTATGGAGGCGCTGGAGAAGGTGAAATCTTTCCATCCGGACATAGTGCTTCTTGACGTCATGATGCCGCAGCTCGACGGCTACGAGGTCTGCAGGAGGCTCAAGTCGGATGAGGATACGCGCTACATACCGGTAATAATGATTACCGGCAAGGGCGAGCTCGAGGACAAGGTGATGGGGTTGGGGCTGGGGGCGGAGGACTACATAACCAAGCCCTACAGCATGGTGGAGCTCTCGGCCAGGGTCAGGTCGCTCCTCGGCATGAGGATGCTGCAGAGCAGGCTCAGGGAGAGCGAGAAGATGGCCGCCCTCGGAGAGATGGTAGACGGCATAGCCCACGAGGTCAGGAACCCGCTGGTTACCATCGGCGGCATGGCCAGGCGGCTTCGCGAGCATGAGACCGACGAGGAGCGCAAACGCTGCGCCGAGACCATAATAAAATCCGTGGACAGGATGGAGCGGATGCTCCAGAGGATAGACGAGTATAAGTGGATACTCGTCTCAAGGCTTTCACCGTGCAACGTTAACGAGGTCGTGGAAAAAGCCGTGGAGGCGGCGGAGGAGTTGGCCGAGGGGAAACGGATAAAGATAACCGTTTCTCTTATGGCTGACCCTCCGGAACTCCGCCTTGACGGGACCAACATGAAGATGGCGTTCTTCAACGTCCTCCAGAACTCGGTGGAGGCCATAGAGGATACGGGGACGATAGAGGTCCTGACCTCGGCCGGAGACGGCGGGTCTGTGGTGGTTACCGTTACGGACACGGGCTGCGGCATAGAGGAACAGGAGATAAGGAAGGTCTTTAACCCGTTTCATACCTCCAAGATGACGGGGGCGGGGCTCGGGCTCACCATAAGCTACAGGATAATAACCGACC